One Pseudomonadota bacterium genomic window carries:
- the cobT gene encoding cobaltochelatase subunit CobT, translated as MAEEPNLVEAFRRALGAAMRAISEKEEVTVQFASGPPAMEGSTARLPLPSRDLRGWEVAKIRGESDSLALRLRYHDAKLHRRLAPAGDEARSVFDALEQARIEALGANRMKGVAQNLAAAIEDYCLNRGFAVIEKREQAPLADAVRFLAREHFTGEATPKSGQKMLGFWRSTIESKAGRDLLALSNTLYNQAAFAKKARRVLVDLGLAEAMNEEEEEGAEETPESQTAEAGLAEKEEEGEGEEDFLQAYGEQEEGTDEATGEQMGEPAEEEFSSDLRPGADEAAGEPGRPRPPRDTAPHDAPAYRPYTMAFDEIVAAESLCTSEERAHLRNQLDQKLAQLKEGVTTQLANRLQRLLQAKQIRSWEFDLEEGVLDAARLARVVVNPAFPISFKQETETNFRDTVVSILIDNSGSMRGRPITVAAMSAEVLSRTLERCGVKTEVLGFTTRTWKGGKSREKWIADNSPANPGRLNDLLHIIYKSAEEPWRRARNNFGIMLKEGLLKENIDGEALLWAHQRLMARPEQRRILMVISDGAPVDDSTLTHNPGNCLERHLRTVIDWIETRSDAQLLAIGIAHDVTRYYQRAVTIFDAAQLGGAMVEKLAELFEDVADYTTPVRRRTQRALAGERARARRLRL; from the coding sequence ATGGCCGAAGAACCGAACCTCGTGGAAGCCTTCCGCCGAGCCCTAGGCGCGGCGATGCGGGCGATTTCCGAAAAAGAGGAGGTCACCGTCCAGTTCGCCTCGGGCCCGCCGGCGATGGAAGGGTCAACGGCGCGGCTGCCGTTGCCCTCCCGCGATCTCCGCGGCTGGGAGGTGGCGAAGATCCGCGGTGAATCGGACTCGCTTGCCCTCCGCCTCCGCTACCACGATGCGAAACTGCACCGCCGCCTGGCGCCGGCCGGTGACGAGGCGCGGAGTGTGTTCGATGCCCTCGAACAGGCCCGCATCGAAGCGCTCGGCGCTAACCGGATGAAAGGGGTCGCCCAAAACCTGGCCGCCGCCATCGAGGATTACTGCTTGAATCGCGGCTTTGCGGTCATCGAAAAGCGCGAGCAGGCGCCGCTTGCCGATGCCGTGCGGTTTCTGGCGCGGGAGCATTTCACCGGCGAAGCGACCCCGAAATCCGGCCAAAAGATGCTGGGCTTCTGGCGCTCGACCATCGAATCGAAGGCGGGCCGGGACCTGCTCGCGCTTTCGAACACGCTTTACAACCAGGCCGCCTTCGCCAAGAAGGCCCGCCGCGTCCTCGTCGACTTGGGCCTAGCCGAGGCGATGAACGAGGAAGAAGAAGAGGGCGCGGAGGAAACACCGGAAAGCCAAACGGCCGAAGCCGGCCTTGCCGAGAAAGAGGAGGAAGGCGAGGGAGAAGAAGATTTTCTCCAAGCCTATGGCGAGCAGGAGGAGGGCACCGACGAAGCAACGGGCGAGCAGATGGGCGAGCCCGCCGAAGAGGAATTTTCCAGCGACCTCCGTCCGGGCGCCGATGAGGCGGCAGGCGAGCCCGGCCGGCCGCGCCCGCCCAGGGATACGGCGCCCCACGACGCGCCGGCTTACCGCCCCTACACGATGGCCTTCGACGAGATCGTCGCCGCCGAAAGCCTGTGCACGTCGGAAGAGCGCGCCCACCTTCGCAACCAGCTCGACCAGAAACTCGCTCAGCTGAAGGAGGGGGTTACGACGCAGCTCGCGAACCGCCTGCAACGGCTGCTGCAGGCAAAGCAGATCCGTTCCTGGGAATTCGATCTTGAGGAAGGTGTCCTCGATGCGGCGCGTCTGGCGCGCGTCGTCGTTAACCCGGCCTTCCCGATTTCCTTCAAGCAGGAAACCGAGACGAATTTCCGCGACACCGTGGTGTCGATCCTGATCGACAACTCCGGCTCGATGCGCGGACGGCCGATCACCGTCGCCGCCATGAGCGCCGAGGTGCTTTCCCGCACGCTTGAACGCTGCGGCGTAAAAACGGAAGTGCTTGGCTTCACGACGCGCACCTGGAAAGGCGGCAAGTCCCGCGAGAAGTGGATCGCCGACAACAGCCCCGCGAATCCGGGCCGGCTCAACGACCTTCTGCACATCATCTACAAATCCGCGGAGGAGCCCTGGCGGCGGGCCCGGAACAATTTCGGGATCATGCTGAAGGAAGGGCTGCTGAAGGAAAACATCGACGGCGAAGCCCTGCTCTGGGCCCACCAGCGCCTGATGGCAAGGCCCGAACAGCGCCGCATCCTGATGGTGATTTCGGATGGCGCGCCGGTCGACGATTCGACGCTCACCCACAACCCCGGCAACTGCCTCGAACGCCACCTGCGGACCGTCATCGATTGGATCGAAACGCGTTCGGACGCTCAGCTCCTTGCGATCGGCATCGCCCACGACGTCACGCGCTATTACCAGCGCGCCGTCACGATTTTCGACGCCGCCCAGCTGGGCGGCGCGATGGTCGAAAAACTGGCCGAGCTGTTCGAGGACGTCGCCGACTACACCACGCCGGTGCGCCGGCGGACCCAGCGCGCCCTGGCCGGCGAACGGGCGCGCGCCCGCCGCTTGCGCCTTTAG
- the cobS gene encoding cobaltochelatase subunit CobS codes for MPDIKVSVRQIFGLDTDMEVPAFSTPEEHVPEIDEAYRFDPDTTLAILAGFAYNRRVMIQGYHGTGKSTHIEQAAARLNWPCVRINLDSHISRIDLIGKDAIVLREGKQVTEFREGMLPWALQNPVALVFDEYDAGRPDVMFVIQRVLEVDGKMTLLDQNKVIHPHPAFRLFATTNTIGLGDTTGLYHGTQQINQGQMDRWNVVATLNYLAPEAEESIVLAKVPSYDNAEGRKAVKAMVSVANLTRAGFVNGDISTVMSPRTIITWAENARIFADIGFAFEVTFLNKCDELERSNVAEYYQRCFGTELKRTSGGPTLV; via the coding sequence GTGCCCGATATCAAGGTTTCGGTGCGACAGATTTTCGGCCTGGATACGGACATGGAGGTGCCGGCCTTCAGCACGCCGGAAGAACACGTGCCGGAAATCGACGAAGCCTACCGCTTCGACCCCGACACGACGCTCGCCATCCTGGCCGGCTTCGCCTACAACCGGCGCGTGATGATCCAGGGCTACCACGGCACCGGAAAGTCAACGCATATCGAGCAGGCGGCGGCGCGGCTGAATTGGCCATGCGTTCGCATTAATCTCGACAGCCACATCAGCCGCATCGACTTGATCGGCAAGGACGCCATCGTCCTTCGCGAGGGGAAACAGGTCACGGAATTCCGCGAGGGAATGCTGCCTTGGGCGCTTCAGAACCCGGTCGCTCTTGTCTTCGACGAGTATGACGCGGGCCGACCTGACGTCATGTTCGTCATTCAACGAGTCCTCGAAGTTGACGGCAAGATGACGCTGCTCGACCAAAACAAGGTCATTCACCCTCACCCGGCTTTCCGGCTGTTCGCGACAACGAACACGATCGGGCTTGGCGACACCACCGGGCTTTACCACGGCACCCAACAGATCAACCAGGGCCAGATGGATCGCTGGAACGTCGTGGCGACGCTGAACTACCTGGCGCCGGAGGCCGAGGAAAGCATTGTTCTCGCAAAGGTCCCTTCCTACGACAACGCGGAAGGCCGCAAGGCGGTCAAAGCGATGGTATCGGTCGCCAATCTGACTCGCGCCGGTTTCGTGAACGGGGACATCTCGACGGTCATGTCGCCGCGGACCATCATCACCTGGGCCGAGAACGCACGAATCTTCGCCGATATCGGCTTCGCCTTCGAGGTTACTTTCCTTAACAAATGCGACGAGCTTGAGCGCAGCAACGTCGCCGAATACTACCAGCGTTGTTTCGGAACGGAGTTGAAGCGGACATCCGGCGGACCGACCCTCGTCTGA
- a CDS encoding DUF2889 domain-containing protein — MPLSPAVSRKRIHTRRIEIQGFQREDGLWDIDGHLTDTKSYDFPNRYRGSVAAGEPLHDMSIRLTVDDAFVIRNVEAISEATPFAICPEATSSYEKLIGLRIAPGWSRELGKRIGKASGCTHLTALLHGAATVAFQTIFPLRHRETLEDPGEKKPPLLNSCYAFASDREVVKERWPRFYTGS; from the coding sequence ATGCCACTCTCGCCCGCGGTTTCAAGAAAGCGGATTCACACCCGACGCATTGAAATTCAGGGCTTTCAACGCGAGGACGGGCTGTGGGATATCGACGGCCATCTCACGGACACGAAAAGCTATGACTTCCCGAACCGTTACCGCGGCTCCGTTGCGGCCGGCGAGCCGCTCCACGACATGTCCATTCGCTTGACGGTGGACGACGCCTTCGTCATTCGGAACGTCGAGGCGATCTCGGAAGCGACCCCCTTCGCGATCTGTCCAGAGGCGACGTCTTCCTATGAAAAACTGATTGGCCTGCGGATCGCCCCTGGCTGGAGCCGCGAGCTGGGAAAGCGCATCGGCAAGGCAAGCGGTTGCACGCACCTGACCGCCCTCCTTCATGGCGCGGCCACCGTCGCCTTTCAGACGATCTTCCCGCTCCGCCACCGGGAGACGCTGGAAGACCCCGGCGAGAAGAAGCCCCCCCTTCTCAACAGCTGCTATGCGTTCGCCTCGGACCGCGAGGTGGTCAAGGAGCGCTGGCCCCGTTTCTATACCGGTTCATAG
- the nudC gene encoding NAD(+) diphosphatase: MKHRILYTAAGLDRAAVRRSDTKWIAEQLRRPETRVLSVWRNESLILATEPPAAGWLSPAAAAGALPGILDEPAIVAFLGLLDGIAHFAVDVSHLDDAHSLAEAGEARFADLRAMGPLLPPAEAGLLAYARGLLHWHRRHGFCGVCGERTAIAEAGHVRRCRNRACGAEHFPRTDPAVITLVTGGDACLLGRQKTWPEGMYSTLAGFVEPGESLEDAVAREVFEETGVRASNVRYFASQPWPFPASLMIGFRAEAEAGAAIDSRLDELEDVRWFTRAGLRDREKTGHRLPYRGAIARHMIEDWLEEG, encoded by the coding sequence ATGAAACACCGGATTCTTTATACCGCCGCCGGCCTCGACCGCGCCGCGGTCCGCCGAAGCGACACCAAGTGGATCGCCGAACAACTCCGCCGCCCGGAAACGCGCGTCCTTTCCGTCTGGCGGAACGAAAGCCTGATCCTGGCGACGGAGCCGCCGGCCGCTGGCTGGCTTTCCCCCGCGGCAGCCGCCGGCGCGCTGCCCGGAATTCTCGACGAACCGGCGATCGTCGCCTTCCTCGGCCTGCTCGACGGTATTGCCCATTTCGCCGTGGACGTCTCGCATCTTGACGACGCTCACTCTCTGGCCGAGGCGGGGGAGGCGCGTTTCGCGGATCTCCGGGCGATGGGTCCGCTCTTGCCGCCGGCCGAGGCCGGGCTTCTTGCCTACGCCCGCGGGCTGCTTCACTGGCACCGGCGGCACGGCTTCTGCGGGGTGTGCGGCGAGCGGACGGCAATCGCCGAGGCGGGCCATGTGCGGCGCTGCCGCAATCGGGCCTGCGGGGCCGAGCATTTCCCGCGCACCGACCCCGCTGTCATCACCCTCGTCACCGGCGGCGACGCCTGCCTGCTGGGCCGTCAGAAAACCTGGCCCGAGGGCATGTATTCGACGCTGGCCGGCTTCGTCGAGCCCGGCGAAAGCCTCGAGGACGCCGTCGCCCGCGAGGTGTTCGAGGAAACCGGCGTTCGGGCTTCGAACGTCCGGTACTTCGCCTCGCAGCCGTGGCCGTTTCCCGCCTCGCTCATGATCGGCTTCCGGGCGGAGGCCGAGGCAGGCGCCGCGATCGACAGCAGGCTCGACGAGCTTGAGGACGTGCGCTGGTTCACCCGCGCCGGCCTTCGCGACCGCGAGAAGACCGGGCATCGCCTTCCCTATCGCGGCGCGATCGCGCGGCACATGATCGAGGACTGGCTCGAAGAGGGTTAG
- a CDS encoding J domain-containing protein gives MKGRRKSGIAALHAVESGGRRPCDQARCPAVGLYPAPRARDALDSYYWFCLDHVRAYNRAWNYYAGMTEAEVEAMTRADTVWQRPSWPLGERVANRFREADTLRADPFVFFEPNGKEARAAPAAGEETEQTKALRLFELTAPTTLERIKERYKSLVKRHHPDMHGGDRAGEDRLKEINLAYRTLLNAYCA, from the coding sequence ATGAAAGGCCGAAGAAAATCCGGAATTGCCGCGCTGCACGCGGTGGAATCGGGGGGAAGGCGCCCGTGCGATCAGGCGCGCTGTCCGGCGGTGGGCCTTTACCCGGCGCCGCGCGCCCGCGACGCGCTCGACAGCTACTACTGGTTCTGCCTCGATCACGTCCGCGCTTATAACCGCGCCTGGAACTACTACGCCGGCATGACGGAGGCCGAGGTCGAAGCCATGACCCGCGCCGACACCGTTTGGCAGCGGCCTTCCTGGCCGCTGGGCGAGAGAGTGGCCAACCGCTTCCGCGAGGCGGACACCCTGCGGGCGGACCCTTTCGTCTTTTTCGAGCCGAACGGCAAGGAGGCCCGCGCCGCCCCGGCCGCCGGGGAAGAAACGGAGCAGACGAAGGCGCTCCGCCTGTTCGAGCTGACGGCGCCGACGACGCTGGAACGGATCAAGGAGCGCTACAAGTCGCTCGTGAAGCGTCACCATCCGGATATGCACGGCGGCGACCGGGCGGGCGAGGACCGGCTGAAGGAAATCAACCTTGCCTACCGGACGCTTTTGAACGCCTATTGCGCGTAA
- a CDS encoding DNA polymerase III subunit gamma/tau, translated as MPDPDANAPSYRVLARKYRPTSFEGLIGQEAMVKTLANAIRSGRLAHAFVLTGVRGVGKTTTARILARALNCVGPDGQGGMTALPCGRCEHCLAIAEGSHVDVLEMDAASRTGVDNIRELLDGVRYRPVLARTKVYIIDEVHMLSQQAFNALLKTLEEPPPHVTFIFATTETRKVPVTVLSRCQRFDLRRVEAEKLAEHFAAIVEKEGAKADALALQLIARAADGSVRDGLSLLDQALAFGADAVRADSVREMLGLADRTRIFDLFDAVMAGDIAAALDEFGQAYAAGADPVVVLQDLLELTHWLTRIKVVPKTAESFGVPEAERIRGTAMAGKLGMAALARTWQMLLKGIQEAKVAVSPVQTGEMILIRLAYASDLPAPADLVSRLAGAGAPDGAGQRNPASGPSPARPTAPAMGPVSSGEARGRLAANPSPEPEPAPRAVLQSPMPTSFLEAVHLFREKREPLLHAHLMNNVHLVRFEPGRVIFRVGPHAPANLANRLGELLSEWTGARWIVGLAKEEGEPTLREQAEAAERARREAAEKHPLVRAVREAFPGATIEAMRTNDSLAGVRSSEGPEGKDGEPA; from the coding sequence ATGCCGGATCCAGACGCCAACGCCCCTTCCTATCGCGTGCTTGCCCGCAAGTACCGGCCCACCTCCTTCGAGGGGTTGATCGGCCAGGAAGCGATGGTCAAGACGCTTGCCAATGCCATTCGAAGCGGCCGGCTCGCCCACGCTTTCGTGCTGACCGGCGTGCGCGGCGTCGGTAAGACGACGACCGCCCGCATTCTGGCGCGGGCCTTGAATTGCGTAGGGCCGGACGGGCAGGGGGGAATGACGGCGTTGCCTTGCGGGCGCTGCGAACACTGCCTCGCCATCGCCGAAGGCAGCCACGTCGACGTCCTCGAAATGGACGCCGCCAGCCGGACCGGCGTCGACAACATCCGCGAGCTTCTGGACGGCGTGCGCTACCGGCCCGTCCTTGCGCGCACGAAGGTCTATATCATTGACGAAGTTCACATGCTGTCGCAGCAGGCCTTCAACGCGCTTCTCAAGACGCTGGAGGAACCGCCGCCTCATGTGACGTTCATCTTCGCCACGACCGAGACGCGCAAGGTGCCGGTGACGGTGTTGTCGCGTTGCCAGCGCTTCGACCTTCGCCGCGTCGAGGCGGAAAAATTGGCCGAGCACTTCGCCGCGATCGTCGAGAAGGAGGGGGCAAAGGCCGACGCGCTGGCGTTGCAGTTGATCGCGCGCGCCGCGGATGGCTCCGTCCGCGATGGGCTTTCGCTGCTCGACCAGGCCCTTGCCTTCGGGGCGGACGCGGTGCGTGCCGACAGCGTCCGCGAAATGCTGGGCCTGGCCGACCGCACCCGCATTTTCGATCTTTTCGACGCCGTGATGGCGGGTGACATCGCCGCCGCCCTCGACGAGTTCGGGCAGGCCTACGCCGCCGGCGCCGATCCCGTCGTCGTGCTGCAGGACTTGCTCGAGCTTACCCACTGGTTGACGCGGATCAAGGTTGTGCCGAAAACGGCGGAAAGTTTTGGCGTGCCGGAGGCCGAGCGCATCCGCGGCACGGCGATGGCGGGGAAGCTTGGCATGGCGGCCCTCGCCCGCACGTGGCAGATGCTGCTGAAGGGGATCCAGGAGGCGAAGGTGGCGGTCTCGCCCGTGCAGACGGGGGAGATGATCCTGATCCGTCTTGCCTATGCCTCCGACCTGCCGGCGCCGGCCGATCTTGTGAGCAGACTTGCCGGGGCGGGCGCGCCGGATGGCGCCGGCCAAAGGAACCCTGCCTCCGGCCCGTCGCCCGCCCGCCCAACCGCGCCGGCCATGGGTCCCGTTTCCTCGGGCGAGGCGCGAGGCAGGCTGGCCGCCAACCCGTCGCCCGAACCGGAACCGGCGCCGCGTGCGGTTTTGCAATCCCCGATGCCGACGAGTTTCCTTGAGGCTGTCCATCTCTTTCGGGAAAAGCGCGAGCCGTTGCTCCACGCCCACCTCATGAACAACGTTCACCTCGTCCGCTTCGAGCCCGGCCGTGTTATCTTCCGGGTTGGCCCGCACGCGCCCGCGAACCTCGCCAACCGTCTGGGCGAACTGCTTTCGGAATGGACGGGCGCGCGCTGGATCGTGGGCCTTGCGAAGGAAGAGGGAGAGCCCACCTTGCGCGAACAGGCGGAGGCAGCGGAGCGGGCGCGCCGCGAGGCGGCGGAAAAACACCCCCTGGTCCGCGCCGTTAGGGAAGCGTTTCCCGGGGCCACGATCGAGGCCATGCGAACGAACGATTCATTGGCCGGCGTCCGCTCGTCGGAAGGGCCAGAAGGGAAGGACGGCGAACCGGCATGA
- a CDS encoding BolA family protein: MPTSTQARLQSLLEAAFRPLRLTILDDSARHAGHAGSRPGGGTHFRVEIVSKVFEGKSRLARHHLVNQALAEEFAASLHALSLKALTPAEAGCEAVKAPDSPLPA, translated from the coding sequence GTGCCCACCTCCACGCAGGCGCGCCTTCAAAGTCTACTCGAAGCCGCCTTCCGACCGCTCCGGCTGACCATTTTGGACGATTCCGCCCGCCATGCGGGCCATGCTGGAAGCCGCCCCGGGGGCGGCACCCATTTTCGGGTCGAGATCGTCTCGAAGGTCTTCGAGGGAAAATCCCGTCTGGCCCGCCATCACCTCGTCAACCAGGCGTTGGCGGAAGAATTCGCCGCCTCGCTTCATGCCCTGAGCCTCAAGGCGTTGACCCCGGCGGAGGCTGGGTGCGAGGCGGTAAAGGCCCCGGACAGTCCGCTACCCGCCTGA
- a CDS encoding ribbon-helix-helix domain-containing protein — translation MKSTLVNRNVTVGGHRTSIRLEPSMWTALEEICHRELRTVHEICTEVDSQRYESTLTAALRAFIVVYYRIAATEDGHLTAGHGPLSRLQALHGYASRPWGGNGQPMNRYRNGASAP, via the coding sequence ATGAAGAGTACCTTGGTTAACCGTAACGTAACGGTGGGCGGCCACCGGACGAGCATTCGCCTTGAGCCGAGCATGTGGACGGCGCTCGAGGAAATTTGCCACAGGGAACTCCGGACGGTGCACGAAATCTGCACCGAGGTGGATAGCCAACGCTACGAATCGACGCTGACGGCCGCCTTGCGTGCCTTCATTGTCGTTTATTACCGTATCGCGGCGACCGAGGACGGACATCTGACCGCCGGTCACGGCCCGCTCAGCCGGCTGCAAGCCCTGCATGGCTATGCTTCCCGCCCGTGGGGAGGGAACGGCCAGCCTATGAACCGGTATAGAAACGGGGCCAGCGCTCCTTGA
- a CDS encoding YbaB/EbfC family nucleoid-associated protein, whose translation MKNFGKMMKTAQEMQAKIAALQKTFEEIEVEGQAGGGMVKVRMNLKGALRRVTIDPSLVNPEETDILEDLVVAAGNDGKVKAEAEVSKRMSEIAGGLSLPPGVTLPF comes from the coding sequence ATGAAGAACTTCGGCAAAATGATGAAGACCGCCCAGGAAATGCAGGCGAAGATCGCGGCGCTGCAAAAGACCTTCGAGGAAATCGAGGTCGAGGGACAAGCAGGCGGCGGCATGGTGAAGGTGCGAATGAACCTGAAGGGGGCGCTGCGCCGGGTGACGATCGATCCCTCCCTCGTCAACCCGGAAGAGACGGACATTCTCGAAGACCTGGTGGTGGCCGCCGGGAACGACGGCAAGGTGAAGGCGGAGGCCGAGGTCAGCAAACGCATGTCGGAAATCGCCGGCGGGCTTTCCTTGCCGCCGGGCGTCACGCTTCCCTTCTGA
- the rpmB gene encoding 50S ribosomal protein L28: MARRCAITGKRPLAGNNVSKANNKTRRRFLPNLQATSLMSDALGKAVRLRLSTRAIRTIECNGGLDIYLLQQADSRLSLEVRRIKHRIAKAQSVRTAS; encoded by the coding sequence ATGGCGCGACGTTGTGCAATCACCGGCAAGCGCCCGCTCGCCGGAAACAATGTGAGCAAGGCAAACAACAAGACCCGGCGGCGGTTCCTGCCGAATCTGCAGGCGACCTCGCTTATGAGCGACGCGCTTGGCAAGGCGGTCCGGCTCCGGCTTTCGACGCGCGCCATCCGCACCATCGAATGCAACGGCGGGCTGGACATCTACCTTCTGCAACAGGCGGATTCGCGGCTTAGCCTGGAAGTTCGCCGCATCAAGCACCGGATCGCAAAGGCGCAAAGCGTACGGACGGCAAGCTAG
- the scpA gene encoding methylmalonyl-CoA mutase: MVKFPRKTLGEWQHLAALELKGEPLSALDRATPEGIPIKPLYTAADLEKLEHLDTLPGLPPYLRGPRATMYANRPWTIRQYAGFSTAEASNAFYRKNLAAGQMGLSVAFDLATHRGYDSDHPRVVGDIGKAGVAIDSVEDMKILFDGIPLDRMSVSMTMNGAVLPVLAGYIVAAEEQGVDQAKLSGTIQNDILKEFMVRNTYIYPPEPSMRIVADIIAYTAKHMPKFNSISISGYHMQEAGATAVQELAFTLADGIEYVRAALSQGLDIDDFAPRLSFFWGIGMNFFMEIAKMRAARYLWADLLRGFRPKNPMSLALRTHCQTSGVSLTAQDPYNNVVRTTIEAMAAVLGGTQSLHTNALDEAIALPTPFSARIARNTQLILAEETGIPHVVDPLAGSYYVESLTASVVAAAGKLMDEVEAMGGMTQAIVAGMPKLRIEEAATRRQARIDRGEEVIVGVNRYQPEGEEKSFDILDIDNADVRARQLARLEQVRKTRDEAGVQAALQALTQGARGDANLLALSIEAVRARATVGEISSALEAVFSRYQAESRSVTGVYGGAYQGDGTFRKVRAEVEAFATETGRRPRMLVAKMGQDGHDRGAKVIATGFADLGFEVDIGPLFLTPEEAARIAVENDVHVVGVSSQAAGHRTLVPMLIEEIKKYGNREILVVCGGVIPAKDHDFLRQAGVGAIFGPGTSILAAAPEVLRLIRQLQHAA; this comes from the coding sequence ATGGTGAAATTCCCCAGAAAAACGCTTGGCGAGTGGCAGCACCTTGCCGCTCTCGAATTGAAGGGTGAGCCCTTGAGCGCGCTTGACCGGGCGACGCCGGAAGGGATCCCCATCAAGCCGCTCTATACGGCGGCGGACCTTGAGAAGCTCGAACACTTGGATACGCTGCCCGGCTTGCCTCCTTACCTGCGCGGACCGCGGGCGACGATGTACGCGAACCGGCCGTGGACGATTCGCCAATACGCCGGCTTCTCGACCGCCGAAGCCTCGAACGCGTTCTACCGCAAGAACCTGGCGGCGGGTCAGATGGGGCTTTCCGTCGCCTTCGACCTTGCCACCCACCGCGGCTACGATTCGGATCACCCCCGCGTCGTCGGCGACATCGGCAAGGCCGGGGTCGCGATCGATTCGGTCGAGGACATGAAGATCCTGTTCGACGGTATTCCGCTCGACCGGATGAGCGTCTCGATGACGATGAACGGCGCCGTCTTGCCCGTGCTGGCGGGTTACATCGTCGCCGCCGAGGAGCAGGGCGTGGACCAGGCCAAGCTTTCCGGGACCATCCAGAACGACATCCTGAAAGAATTCATGGTCCGCAATACCTATATCTACCCCCCCGAACCCAGCATGCGGATCGTCGCCGACATCATCGCCTATACGGCGAAGCACATGCCGAAGTTCAACTCGATCTCGATCTCCGGCTACCACATGCAAGAGGCGGGCGCGACGGCCGTGCAGGAGCTCGCCTTCACGCTGGCCGACGGCATCGAATACGTCCGCGCCGCGCTTTCGCAGGGGCTTGATATCGACGATTTTGCGCCGCGCCTTTCCTTCTTCTGGGGGATCGGCATGAACTTCTTCATGGAGATCGCCAAGATGCGGGCCGCCCGCTACCTTTGGGCGGACCTCCTGCGCGGCTTTCGCCCCAAGAATCCGATGAGTCTCGCGCTTCGCACCCATTGCCAGACATCCGGCGTCAGCCTCACGGCGCAGGATCCCTACAACAACGTCGTCCGCACGACGATCGAGGCGATGGCGGCCGTCCTCGGTGGCACCCAGTCCCTGCATACGAACGCGCTCGACGAGGCGATCGCGCTGCCCACGCCCTTCTCCGCCCGCATCGCCCGTAACACCCAGCTGATCCTGGCCGAGGAGACGGGTATTCCCCATGTTGTCGACCCCTTGGCCGGCAGTTACTACGTGGAGAGTCTCACCGCTTCGGTGGTGGCGGCGGCGGGCAAGCTGATGGACGAAGTCGAAGCGATGGGCGGCATGACCCAGGCGATCGTTGCGGGCATGCCGAAGCTTAGGATCGAGGAGGCGGCGACGCGCAGGCAGGCGCGCATCGACCGCGGCGAGGAAGTGATCGTCGGCGTCAACCGGTACCAGCCGGAAGGTGAGGAAAAAAGTTTCGACATTCTCGACATCGACAACGCGGACGTGCGCGCCCGCCAGCTCGCCCGCCTCGAACAGGTTCGCAAGACCCGCGACGAAGCCGGCGTCCAAGCCGCTTTGCAGGCGCTGACGCAGGGGGCAAGGGGAGATGCGAATCTGCTCGCGCTTTCCATCGAGGCGGTCAGGGCGCGGGCGACGGTCGGCGAGATTTCCTCGGCCCTTGAAGCGGTCTTCTCGCGCTATCAGGCGGAAAGCCGCAGCGTCACCGGCGTCTATGGAGGGGCCTATCAGGGGGACGGGACGTTCCGGAAGGTGCGCGCCGAGGTTGAGGCCTTTGCCACGGAAACCGGCCGCCGTCCCCGGATGCTGGTCGCCAAGATGGGGCAGGATGGCCATGACCGCGGCGCCAAGGTGATCGCGACCGGCTTTGCCGATCTCGGCTTCGAAGTGGATATCGGTCCGCTTTTCCTGACGCCGGAGGAAGCCGCCCGCATCGCGGTCGAGAACGACGTTCACGTTGTCGGCGTCTCCTCGCAGGCGGCCGGTCACCGTACGCTGGTGCCGATGCTGATCGAAGAGATCAAAAAATATGGTAACCGGGAAATCCTTGTTGTCTGCGGCGGCGTCATTCCGGCGAAAGACCACGACTTCCTTCGCCAGGCGGGGGTAGGCGCCATCTTTGGCCCCGGCACCAGCATCCTCGCCGCCGCCCCGGAAGTGCTGCGGCTGATCCGGCAATTGCAGCACGCCGCCTAG
- the recR gene encoding recombination mediator RecR: protein MPESAIDPLVRLLGRLPGLGPRSARRVALELLRHRESLLAPLIKALADASEKVSECSVCGNLDLKDPCGVCADPARDRHLLCVVEDVADLWALERARVFHGLYHVLGGVLSALDGVGPEDLRVAGLLARATTPDVREVILAMNATVDGQTTVHYLSNRLQGSGVAVSRLAHGVPIGGELDYLDDGTLGTALRARRPL from the coding sequence ATGCCCGAATCCGCGATCGATCCTCTCGTCCGGTTGCTGGGGCGGCTGCCCGGCTTGGGCCCCCGTTCAGCGCGCCGCGTTGCGCTCGAGCTTCTTCGCCATCGCGAATCCCTTCTTGCTCCCCTGATCAAGGCGCTGGCGGACGCCTCGGAAAAGGTTTCGGAATGTTCGGTCTGCGGCAACCTCGATCTTAAGGACCCGTGCGGGGTGTGCGCGGACCCGGCGCGCGACCGCCATTTGCTTTGCGTGGTCGAGGACGTCGCCGACCTGTGGGCGCTGGAACGGGCTCGGGTGTTCCATGGCCTCTACCATGTGCTGGGCGGTGTGCTGTCGGCTCTTGATGGGGTGGGCCCGGAGGATCTGCGGGTGGCCGGCCTGCTCGCGCGGGCGACAACCCCGGACGTGCGCGAGGTGATCTTGGCGATGAACGCGACCGTGGACGGCCAGACCACCGTCCACTATTTGAGCAATCGCCTGCAGGGGTCCGGTGTGGCCGTTTCGCGTCTCGCCCATGGCGTTCCGATCGGGGGCGAGCTTGACTACCTAGACGACGGCACGCTTGGCACGGCGCTGCGGGCACGGCGCCCGCTTTAG